A stretch of the Fodinicurvata sediminis DSM 21159 genome encodes the following:
- the rpsS gene encoding 30S ribosomal protein S19 translates to MARSVWKGPFVDGYLLKKAETVRNSGRNEIIKTWSRRSTIMPQFVGLTFGVHNGHKFLPVLVNENMIGHKFGEFAPTRTFYGHAADKKAKRG, encoded by the coding sequence ATGGCGCGTTCAGTCTGGAAAGGCCCCTTCGTTGACGGCTACCTGCTCAAGAAAGCCGAGACGGTACGTAATTCGGGCCGCAATGAAATTATCAAGACCTGGTCGCGACGCTCGACCATCATGCCGCAATTCGTTGGCCTGACCTTCGGCGTCCACAACGGTCACAAGTTCCTGCCGGTTCTAGTGAACGAGAATATGATCGGTCACAAGTTCGGTGAGTTTGCTCCGACCCGCACCTTCTATGGGCATGCGGCGGACAAGAAGGCGAAGAGAGGTTAA
- the rplB gene encoding 50S ribosomal protein L2 translates to MALKTYNPVTPGRRQLVQVNRSGLWKGEPVKKLTEGLSKSGGRNNLGRITSRRIGGGHKRTYRVIDFKRRKFDVPAKVERLEYDPNRTAFIALLTYEDGEQAYIIAPQRLSEGDQVIASDKADVKPGNAMPLRSVPIGTIIHNVELKPGKGAQLARSAGTYVQLVGRDAGYALLRLASGEVRMVRSDCMASVGAVSNPDQTNTNLGKAGRKRWIGKRPSVRGVAMNPIDHPHGGGEGRTSGGRHPVTPWGKPTKGHKTRHNKTTDGLIVRRRKTRKKK, encoded by the coding sequence ATGGCGTTGAAGACATATAATCCCGTCACGCCGGGGCGCCGCCAGCTGGTGCAGGTCAACCGGTCCGGCCTCTGGAAGGGTGAGCCCGTCAAGAAGCTGACCGAAGGACTTAGCAAGTCCGGTGGACGCAACAACCTGGGGCGCATCACCTCTCGTCGCATCGGTGGTGGACACAAGCGTACCTATCGCGTGATCGACTTCAAGCGGCGCAAGTTCGATGTGCCGGCGAAGGTCGAGCGTTTGGAGTATGACCCCAATCGCACCGCGTTCATTGCGTTGTTGACCTACGAAGATGGTGAGCAGGCCTATATCATTGCGCCTCAGCGCCTGAGTGAGGGCGATCAGGTCATCGCATCCGACAAGGCAGACGTGAAGCCTGGCAATGCTATGCCGCTGCGCTCCGTGCCGATCGGTACGATCATTCACAACGTCGAGCTGAAACCCGGTAAGGGTGCTCAGCTTGCGCGTTCTGCCGGAACCTATGTCCAGTTGGTTGGGCGCGATGCGGGCTATGCTCTGTTGCGCCTGGCATCCGGAGAGGTTCGCATGGTCCGATCGGACTGTATGGCAAGTGTCGGTGCGGTTTCGAACCCGGACCAGACTAACACCAACCTGGGCAAGGCCGGGCGTAAGCGCTGGATCGGCAAGCGTCCGTCGGTTCGCGGTGTTGCCATGAACCCCATCGACCACCCGCATGGTGGCGGTGAGGGCCGGACCTCCGGGGGGCGCCATCCAGTGACGCCCTGGGGTAAGCCCACAAAGGGTCACAAGACCCGGCACAACAAGACGACCGACGGCCTGATCGTGCGCCGCCGGAAAACGCGGAAGAAGAAGTAA
- a CDS encoding 50S ribosomal protein L23 has protein sequence MSKGRARTTAAVKLSGERMHEVIRKPVITEKATLAGEYNQVTFQVALDATKPEIRTAVETLFKVKVKAVNTLRQQGKTKRFRGRPGQRSDYKKAMVTLEEGHSIDVTTGI, from the coding sequence ATGAGCAAGGGACGTGCCCGCACGACAGCAGCTGTGAAGCTGTCCGGCGAACGGATGCACGAAGTCATCCGCAAGCCGGTGATCACCGAGAAGGCCACCCTGGCCGGGGAATACAACCAGGTCACCTTTCAGGTGGCGCTCGATGCCACGAAACCGGAAATCCGGACGGCGGTCGAGACCCTGTTCAAGGTGAAGGTCAAGGCGGTCAATACTCTGCGTCAGCAGGGAAAGACCAAGCGTTTCCGGGGGCGTCCCGGACAGCGTTCCGATTACAAGAAAGCGATGGTCACGCTTGAGGAAGGTCATTCCATCGACGTGACCACGGGGATCTGA
- the rplD gene encoding 50S ribosomal protein L4, which yields MKMKVTTLDNKENGEIELSDSVFGVPVRRDVLARAVNWQLAQRRAGTHKTLTRGEVAGRAQKAYRQKGTGRARRGDMKTNIMRGGGTVHGPSPRDHGHDLSRKFRQLALKTALSAKAADGKLSVLDSAKLDSHKTAELAKRFEGLGWSNTLIIDGAEIDEMFARASRNIPMIDVLPQQGANVHDILRRDRLVLTRTAVEALEARLK from the coding sequence ATGAAGATGAAGGTCACGACTCTCGACAACAAAGAGAACGGCGAAATCGAGCTGAGCGATAGCGTCTTCGGGGTTCCTGTACGCCGTGACGTGCTCGCACGTGCCGTGAATTGGCAGTTGGCCCAACGTCGTGCCGGAACGCACAAGACGCTGACACGCGGTGAAGTCGCCGGTCGCGCCCAGAAGGCCTATCGCCAGAAGGGCACGGGGCGTGCCCGTCGCGGTGACATGAAGACCAATATTATGCGGGGTGGTGGAACCGTTCATGGTCCTTCTCCGCGTGACCATGGTCATGATCTCTCGCGAAAGTTCCGCCAATTGGCCCTGAAGACAGCTCTTTCTGCAAAAGCTGCCGATGGAAAGCTTTCTGTGCTGGACAGCGCCAAGCTGGACAGTCATAAGACTGCTGAGCTAGCCAAGCGCTTTGAAGGCCTTGGCTGGTCCAACACTCTCATCATCGACGGTGCGGAAATCGACGAGATGTTCGCGCGCGCTTCGCGCAACATCCCGATGATCGACGTTCTGCCACAGCAGGGCGCCAATGTTCACGATATCCTGCGCCGCGACAGGCTGGTTCTGACCCGCACAGCGGTTGAAGCGCTGGAGGCGCGACTGAAATGA